A single window of Triplophysa rosa linkage group LG2, Trosa_1v2, whole genome shotgun sequence DNA harbors:
- the ppm1db gene encoding protein phosphatase, Mg2+/Mn2+ dependent, 1Db, protein MNPDLSLRVSVFSEQGGRKYMEDLTEVIVELEPSDDELQAAGHTDPKPDQEPDAERDPSDCINKPLPVMVTWRNTLPSDASDGTEEHQNEPAAPQSRRSVGFFAVFDGHGGREAALFARDHLWDFLKKQRGFWSKDYRKVCTAIRKGFIACHHAMWKKLPEWPKTLTGLPSTSGTTASVVVIRGDHMFVAHVGDSSVVLGVREDPSDKVIKAVEVTQDHKPELPKEKQRIEGLGGSVVKKSGVNRVVWKRPRLTHNGPVRRSTPIDQIPFLAVARALGDLWSYDFYSGEFVVSPEPDISVVTLDPRRHRYIIVGSDGLWNMVPPQEAVTVCQSHDESVAHFGMSVARRLGCHALMRWRQRMLRADNTSVIVIALPEPGKAHLPMHRDEVILSLTEGPHSDLATGSRSNTPLIKTPEPDLSLASSEILPALERRNGLSGVNQELAESALDKNLPYIELLDRAALTLCPSGDNWTLETPLPSPDVSSPVGKRPRRSPLTPSSSRRRTGERSVPKRNGTKSPKRTPSVPILQHRKATLCVC, encoded by the exons ATGAATCCCGACCTATCGCTGCGAGTGAGCGTATTCTCCGAGCAAGGAGGAAGGAAATACATGGAGGATTTAACAGAGGTGATCGTGGAGCTGGAGCCCAGTGACGACGAGCTGCAAGCGGCCGGACACACCGACCCAAAGCCGGACCAGGAACCTGATGCGGAACGCGACCCGTCGGACTGCATAAACAAGCCGTTACCCGTCATGGTAACGTGGAGAAATACTCTGCCGTCTGATGCGAGCGACGGTACGGAGGAGCACCAGAATGAACCGGCGGCGCCGCAAAGCAGGAGATCGGTCGGCTTCTTCGCTGTGTTTGACGGGCATGGCGGGCGAGAAGCAGCGCTCTTCGCTCGCGATCACTTGTGGGATTTTCTAAAGAAGCAGCGAGGCTTTTGGTCCAAGGATTACCGAAAAGTTTGCACCGCAATTCGCAAAGGTTTCATCGCTTGTCATCATGCAATGTGGAAAAAGCTGC CTGAATGGCCAAAGACATTAACAGGCCTGCCCAGCACCTCGGGCACTACAGCCAGCGTGGTAGTCATCAGAGGGGACCACATGTTTGTGGCTCACGTTGGGGACTCATCTGTCGTGCTGGGCGTGAGGGAAGATCCCTCCGATAAAGTCATCAAAGCTGTGGAGGTCACACAAGACCACAAGCCAGAGCTCCCGAAAGAAAAGCAGAGAATTGAGGGACTGGGAGGCAG TGTGGTGAAGAAGTCTGGAGTGAATCGTGTGGTATGGAAGAGACCTCGACTAACTCACAACGGCCCTGTAAGGAGGAGCACCCCGATCGACCAGATCCCCTTCCTCGCTGTGGCCAGAGCTCTTG GTGATCTATGGAGTTACGACTTCTACAGTGGAGAATTTGTGGTGTCTCCAGAGCCTGACATCAGTGTGGTGACCCTTGACCCTAGACGTCATCGTTACATCATCGTTGGCAGTGACGGGCTGTGGAACATGGTGCCGCCACAGGAGGCGGTGACTGTGTGCCAGAGCCACGATGAATCTGTG GCACATTTCGGGATGTCGGTCGCGCGGCGGTTAGGCTGCCACGCGTTGATGCGCTGGCGTCAGCGGATGCTCCGTGCAGATAACACCAGCGTCATAGTCATAGCCCTGCCTGAGCCTGGAAAGGCCCACCTACCTATGCACAGAGATGAGGTCATACTCAGCCTGACCGAGGGCCCACACTCCGACCTGGCAACAGGGTCTCGCTCCAACACGCCACTCATCAAg ACCCCGGAACCAGACCTCTCCTTAGCCAGCAGTGAAATTTTACCAGCCCTGGAGAGAAGAAACGGTCTGTCAGGAGTTAATCAGGAGTTAGCAGAATCTGCTTTAGATAAAAACCTCCCTTACATTGAGCTCTTGGACCGAGCTGCCTTGACTCTGTGCCCCAGTGGAGACAACTGGACACTAGAGACGCCACTACCCTCCCCGGATGTGTCGAGTCCGGTGGGAAAAAGGCCCAGACGCAGCCCTCTCACTCCCAGCAGCTCTCGACGGAGGACTGGCGAGCGCTCCGTACCCAAACGCAACGGCACCAAGAGTCCCAAACGCACACCCAGCGTCCCTATATTACAGCACCGTAAAGCAACCCTCTGCGTCTGCTGA